Genomic segment of Cydia fagiglandana chromosome 16, ilCydFagi1.1, whole genome shotgun sequence:
atattttttatgacagCTGTAGGACTAAATGTGCTTGCTTATGACGATTGAGTGACCACTCTACGACTGTTTAGCCATAAAAACTGCGCCAAAATCGCGTTGTATAAACGTTTGTATGCCTAAAATTGCATACCAATAAGTTATAAGAAAAACGTTtgtaaaacatatttatgactTATTTTTGCTAGTTGGGAACGTACCACTAATTGAATACACGCTTATCAAAAAAAAGTACAACTTTGAACTCAAGTTTGactttaatttaattacttctCGCAACAACTTTGGTCAACTGAGTTCAATAACGGATTTCTGTCGTTCATTATCATTATGTGAATCATGTGAATTCTGTCTGATAAAGTAGGTAGAGACAGGtagcgtaggtaggtacctagattTTGGCATTGACAGGTAGGGTTACCTAcaagaaaaaaccggccaagtgcgagtcgggctcgcgcacgaagggttcggaaccattacgcaaaaaacaacaaaaaatcaGGTCAGGTCCCCTCCACGGAGTATGGAGCGGGCTTTATAGCGGCAGCagtaatacatcatctgtgaaaatttcagcggCAGCagtaatacatcatctgtgaaaatttcaactgcctaactatcacggttcatgagctACAGCCGGGTGACAAACAGACGTGACCATTATGGCAAATGAAAGTACCTGCGAAAGAAAAGTAGGAAAAATAGGATAGAGATACGAAATTGATCATGACAGAGGTATGaaaatgtttaattaattacttcTGACTCCAATTATTACTTCAATGTTGATGTTGAATTACATAaccataataaaataagtaatttacaaaaaaattaaaaataaaataatggttaTTGTGCCATTTTCTTATTCTTTCACCTGCACATTTTGCTATCCAGTGCTGAATTTACCAGCATTATAacaaaaatctattctgataaTTTGTTCTCCACTGCAAACTCAAGGAGGTTGCTCCACTTTACTTGTAGTTTACTAGTTTAGAACTATCTAGCTTCTATTCATCAATTCTGCTTTTAATCATCAATCAAGTAGTATGACGCTAACAAAAGTCTTCTTTCTTAACTGTTACTTAACTCTTTTTTCTTAAAAGGCTTCTTTCTTAACAACAATATTGTAATGGTTATTgtcatttttttgttttttcacCTGCACATTTTGATGATCTTcgatgtccactgctgaactTACCAGCATTGTAGCAGAAATCAATTCTGATAATTTGTTCTCCACTGCAAACACGAGAAGGCTGCTCCATTCTCCTGACTTGTAGTTTAGAACTATTTTAATATTCTTTTAATCATCAATCAAGTAGTATGACGCTATCAAAAGTAATGCCTTCTTTCTTACTTATAACAACAATAATTAATGGTTATTGTGccattttttgttttttcacCTGCACATTTTGATGATCTTCAAGGTCCACTGCTGAACTTACCAGCATTATAGCAGAAATCAGTTCTGATAATTTATTCTCTACAGCAAACTCGAGAAGGCTGCTCCATTCTCCAGACTTGTAGTTTAGAACCAGCCTTGATAAGCAATCTGCTTTTAGATCATCAATCAAGTAGTATGATGCTAACAAAAGTAATGCCTTCAGTCCATCATCTGGCAGTTTTCGGAGGTACATATACTGCTTCAGGTACCGAAGAGTTTGCAGAGTGACCCCCTCAATCTCAATTCGGCCTTCCGTTGTCTCCTTCCATTCATGGCTAAGCATAGCTCGGAATACATCACTGTGAGCTGCTAGTATGACCCTGTGAACGGCTATGCTGCCCTCAGCAGCACTCAAGTTGAAGTCCGTAAAATCAGCATCATGATAAATTTTGACAGGGTAAAAATCTTCAACCTTGCTtgcaaaaattataatattcaaTAGGCATGTGCGATACTTGTCAACGGCTATATCACAGTTTTGTTTACTGCCAAACTGTGTCCATTTATCTAGCAAGATGTGTGAATGAAATGGCACATCCGTATCTTGGCATGACACTATCACTTTGACTTTATTCTTATTTTCTAGTGGCAGAGCAAGAATGTTGCATGCTAGAGGTGATACTTGATTTTGCACCCTAAAATGCATCCGCACTTTTGCCAAGTTATTAACAACATAATCCTGAGTTTGCTCCTGACACTGTATTCCAAAAATGCTGACCAAGCATCTGAGTTTTGAGAAAGCTCCAACATGCTGCTCATGGACATTTCtggaagtaaaaaataaattttagttttgaGGGTTTCATATAAAAGGACATGTACATAAATGAAAATCACATTATACAAGAacaagaaaataatattaagtacatGGAATTCTCCATAGTGTATTTGCTGGtgcatttttattaatttccaaTATATAATGCAAGCAAGGCCAGCAAGAATATGCTTGTAAACCCAAGCAGGTTTAACCATCCGAAGCCCTAAATATCGAGGTAAAAAGGTTCGCTTTACAGTAAGCGTGGTACGTCAATGGTTTTCCTTCCCCGTGTTAGAAGCCCTACGCTAGAGTAACGGCCAATGCATCAAATAATTGTTGCCGAGTTGAATCCCGCGAAGAATTATTATCTGAGTGCTAAATTGCTAATTGTCCTATCCTAGTTCTCAAGTTAGcggcaaaaaatattttttcctatACCGACAAATACAACAACGTTATTCTGTCATACTTACATTTTTATGGGCATGATGCTTTTAATATTTTCACGCTCTAGCAATTCTTCTTAATGCtctacaaattaaataaattgaatgatAAGGTTGTGTTACAAAGCAAAAGACGGCAAGACTTTCAAACATACTTCAAGTTTTATAGACATAAACAATTACaggattaaacgaacttacctgaagTGAAGTTCTATCCTGATTATATGTAGTGCTTAGTCCGAGGTAGATATTACATGTAGTATCCTGATTCCAGCGTCTAAGGTCGCGATTTCAGagcctaaaaaaaaaaaataaccctaccTGGCAACACTATGGTCACCACGCTTCATTAAGTTTAGAGCTAATTAAGAGGGTAAAAGATTAAGAGGGAACTATTAATCTTGGGAGGGAAGGGAACTTCCTACCTCGGACTAAGCACTACATATAATCAGGATAGAACTTCActtcaggtaagttcgtttaatcctGTAATTATATTTGTGCTTAGTCCGAGGTAGATATTACATGTAGATGTTCAGAGAAAATTAATaagcattatttatttactttaagatCTTTTAATGTAAAAAAGAGACTTACTATCTCACATTTTGTACCTTATGTACTAACTGTATTCTTAACAGTTATGAGATCAAATCAAATTAGAAAGAACATAGAGActaaatttttaataaacttaATCAGTGAGTAACAGTCTTATATAACTCTTATAAGCTTCTTAACTAATTTCCTAACAGTAAATCAACAATGACAATTTGTTTGTACTGTCTTAGTACAAGCCTCaactaaaaaatttaaataaaacgtaACTCAGGACTTGGCTCCTATAATAAAGactatactaaaaacaaaatatcttaatctccGAGCACTCTTCGGGCAAATTGAACTTGGTCGTTAACCATATTAGTTAGCGGTCTATTATAATGTCGGGCAAATGTTTGCGATCTTGATGACCAACCTACAGCCTTCATTATGCTGTCTACAGTAAGGCCTTCTCTGTGCGCTCTAGAAGAAGACGCATGTCTAGTGGAATGAGCTGAAAATCTAGATATATCCACCCCACTATCATTCATAATTTGCTTCAGCCATCTGCTAATAGTCTGAGTGGAGGCTTCTCTGATAGGATTTTTAAAGGTAAGAAAAAGGTTCTTGAGGGAACTGTTTTCTTGTCGTATATTTTGAGTAGTTTCTAAATATTTAGTTAAAGTTCTAGCCGGACATATCTcaggtttattatttaaatatggtATGCTAAGTATTGTTGGAGGACGTCTGGGCCCAGAAGTCTTCAAAAGGTTTGTAATTTGTATTGTGATACCGTCTGTAGAGgtcttaatattattaattttaatataaaaaagagTCTGTACTCTTTGGCCTGTTGC
This window contains:
- the LOC134672284 gene encoding uncharacterized protein LOC134672284; amino-acid sequence: MPIKINVHEQHVGAFSKLRCLVSIFGIQCQEQTQDYVVNNLAKVRMHFRVQNQVSPLACNILALPLENKNKVKVIVSCQDTDVPFHSHILLDKWTQFGSKQNCDIAVDKYRTCLLNIIIFASKVEDFYPVKIYHDADFTDFNLSAAEGSIAVHRVILAAHSDVFRAMLSHEWKETTEGRIEIEGVTLQTLRYLKQYMYLRKLPDDGLKALLLLASYYLIDDLKADCLSRLVLNYKSGEWSSLLEFAVENKLSELISAIMLVSSAVDLEDHQNVQVKKQKMAQ